The following are from one region of the Capsicum annuum cultivar UCD-10X-F1 chromosome 1, UCD10Xv1.1, whole genome shotgun sequence genome:
- the LOC107864363 gene encoding uncharacterized protein At5g41620 — protein MKRGAKSGQGTAEKQENLVEKLKKIGKRGGHTTPVIPFLRLQQYNYHNNSNNQESVVVVQESDIGETPFENPCVSARKLAAILWELHHYNIPFSEMHHHHQGSHVPPSRIRRIQPYHHHRHHLEHPDPSPSSPDLPGSAGSLRRHVAASLMQHHRAIERTNHAIQPVSPASYGSSMEIAPYNPAVTPTSSIDLKGRIGETSYSLKTSTELLKVLNRIWGLEEQHASNMSLVKALKKELDHARARIKELVRDQQVDRHEIDELMKQITEDKVVRKSKEQDRISAAIQSVRDELEDERKLRKRSESLHRRLARELYEVKTSLANASKEWDKEKKSRQLLENLCDEFAWGIRHYDQELHSVRQKSDKDWTERTNSDQLILHISEAWIDERMQTKMEPQYGQGDKGSIVEKFRSEIETFLKTKQTSIRNNVNLGDPTYRRGSLDSIPLNIAGSAPQDEGDEEDSVSSDSHCFELEKPSAADLRSRENGAKEKSAEETMRPNYILRKPALHERSKGSSVSNLQVKFEEQMAQAALPIESRNELDNRDLGETSEKNQVEISTSNKFEICEVTEEGSSGKKNKADGTPGVNSNYMIDELLRSHYLLSESGNMAPENDYELASYGTSVRRAQASPVRQWTEKLPSHENISESSTKLPPDLKENTLKAKLMEARTRGQRSRSRLKGTKIPF, from the exons atgaaaaGGGGTGCAAAAAGTGGACAAGGGACAGCAGAAAAGCAAGAAAATTTAGTGGAAAAGTTGAAGAAAATAGGGAAAAGAGGTGGACACACTACACCAGTAATACCTTTTTTGAGGCTCCAACAGTATAATtatcataataatagtaataatcaagaaagtgttgttgttgttcaagaaaGTGATATTGGTGAAACCCCTTTTGAGAATCCTTGTGTTTCTGCTAGAAAACTTGCTGCAATTCTTTGGGAGCTTCATCACTACAACATACCTTTCTCTGAAATGCATCATCACCACCAGGGTAGTCATGTTCCTCCTTCAAGAATCCGCCGTATTCAGCCTTATCACCACCATAGACACCACCTTGAGCATCCTGATCCTTCACCAAGTTCACCTGACTTG CCAGGAAGTGCGGGCAGTTTGAGGAGGCATGTTGCTGCGTCGCTGATGCAACATCATCGAGCAATTGAAAGGACCAATCATGCTATCCAACCTGTATCTCCTGCAAGCTATGGCAGTTCGATGGAG ATTGCACCTTACAACCCTGCAGTTACACCAACTAGTTCTATAGACTTGAAAGGGAGAATTGGAGAGACGAGCTACAGCCTCAAAACATCTACGGAACTACTAAAAGTACTGAATAGAATATGGGGCCTGGAAGAGCAGCATGCGTCCAACATGTCACTCGTGAAAGCATTAAAGAAAGAACTAGACCATGCTCGCGCGCGGATCAAGGAGTTGGTGCGAGATCAGCAAGTGGATAGACATGAAATAGATGAATTGATGAAGCAGATAACGGAGGATAAAGTGGTAAGGAAAAGTAAGGAGCAAGATCGAATTAGTGCTGCTATTCAGTCGGTCAGAGATGAACTGGAAGACGAAAGAAAGCTAAGAAAACGCTCAGAGAGCTTGCATCGGAGACTGGCTAGGGAGCTGTATGAGGTGAAAACGTCTCTTGCTAACGCTTCGAAAGAGTGGGACAAGGAGAAAAAGTCTCGACAACTTCTGGAAAACctttgtgatgagtttgcttggggAATAAGACATTATGACCAGGAGTTGCATTCTGTTAGACAGAAATCCGACAAGGATTGGACTGAAAGGACTAATAGCGATCAACTAATTCTGCACATTTCTGAAGCATGGATTGATGAACGGATGCAGACAAAAATGGAACCTCAATATGGTCAAGGTGATAAAGGCTCAATCGTAGAAAAATTCAGGTCTGAAATAGAGACATTCCTTAAAACTAAACAAACCAGTATCAGGAATAATGTCAACTTAGGGGATCCCACCTACCGAAGAGGTTCTCTAGATTCCATCCCGCTTAACATTGCTGGAAGTGCCCCGCAAGATGAGGGTGATGAAGAAGATTCTGTTAGCAGTGATTCACATTGTTTTGAGTTGGAAAAACCAAGTGCTGCTGACTTGAGATCCCGCGAGAATGGTGCCAAAGAAAAGAGTGCTGAAGAAACAATGAGGCCTAATTACATTTTGAGGAAACCTGCATTACACGAAAGGTCCAAGGGTAGCAGCGTGTCCAATTTGCAGGTGAAGTTTGAAGAACAGATGGCCCAAGCTGCATTACCAATTGAAAGCAGGAATGAGCTTGACAATAGGGATCTGGGAGAAACTAGTGAAAAGAACCAAGTTGAAATAAGCACTTCGAACAAGTTCGAGATATGTGAAGTAACAGAAGAAGGTAGTTCTGGGAAAAAGAATAAAGCCGATGGAACTCCTGGAGTCAACTCAAATTATATGATTGATGAATTACTTAGAAGCCATTATTTATTGTCAGAAAGTGGAAACATGGCACCTGAAAATGATTACGAGTTAGCTTCTTATGGTACTTCTGTCAGGAGGGCTCAAGCTAGTCCGGTCAGACAATGGACAGAGAAGCTTCCCTCGCATGAGAACATATCCGAGTCATCAACTAAATTGCCACCAGATTTAAAGGAGAACACTTTAAAGGCCAAACTAATGGAAGCAAGAACAAGAGGTCAACGTTCACGTTCAAGATTGAAAGGCACCAAGATTCCTTTCTAG